CTTGCGTGATGGTTAGATGAGGTTCctttaatcttttttcttattttcctaaaattaattttttttaccaataaATTTACTAGCTTGTATCAATATGTTAAAATCCACTAGCTTGTATCAATTTGGTTGGTTATTAGTTAGTGGCTAAGTTTACCAAAAGTTATTAGTTACTAAGTAACTTTACCAATAAATTTACTAGTACTAAAATTACCCGCTTCTATTTACTTTCAATTTACTAGCCTATATCGATATGAGtttattcatgttttatttacCAATAAATTTACtaatagtataatattgtcaacatgaaacataaataaactttCGATTTTTCCAAAAACATAGTATTCTTACTTCTAATTTCATTGTCTTCTTGAAATTTCTCCTTTTATACtcttaattttagtaatttcaatattaatattcttactattaataaagttaaaatttaattaatgttttaatatGAGACAAATGACCTAATATCTACCATTCAAAAGTGTGAATAgatctgaaaatattattactaaacgaaagaatacagattcaagaataagaaaaagaatcgGGAGGGAAGGTTCGACCTTCCTTTATAGTCACAACCTTTAAATAGATCCAAGATACCAACTAATAGctataaaaatatagaaatataaactaactaaatcttgataataaaataaaatatactactattcGAATATCtcagatatattttttaataaaatattcttcaagATTAGAAATAACATAAGGACAACGAAAAGATGGgcaaaaaaatagaaagtaaaTAGTGTTGTAAATTGtcgttttgatttgatttggagATCTTATGACAAGGTGAAATTGTGGTAAATTGgtaagttttgatttgatttggttatttagggtagatttgatttggtttttcggattagattagatttagttttttaaattagatttaatCATACCAAAGGTTATTTATAAGGATTTGATATCGGATTTGATACATATTGGTGAGAGACTTTGTAGTGTGACAGTAAGGCATTCACTTGTAATGCTTGGGTTTACTAGCAATTGGTTGCTACCGGTGAATGTAgggaatttcttctcttcgaaacacataaatattttagtgtCTCTTGATATAATTCTGTTCATTAGTGTTGTAAGTACATTTGTTCCACTTTCCGCACCCAACAAATAGAAGTGGAAGGTTGTCTAAATATGTTGGATCATTCTGCTATCAAACTAAAAAGACGAAAGACAGACGAGATCTtaattgttaataataataaatgcatTATTTAGAGACGAGGATTTAGCAGCTGCCCAACAAAAAGCAAAGTCCCTGTCATATTTTCTCTGAGGACATATAAAAATGGATGGTCAGCAACAAAGTCGATTCTGACAGTGAGATCAGACAGACAACAGCCAAGCATACGAGAAAGTGAAACAGCTGCAGCTTCTGTGCCTTGTTCATTCACCTCAATGAATGACTTTTGCAATATGTCCGAAACAAAAGGGTCTTCCGCACCCACTTGAGGTTCCACCATTTCCGTCAAACCCCCATGAAAAGGCAACGTTAACCCTAACCCTTTCAAAACTTCGGTGAGTTCAACCccaaaagaaattttgaattttgggaCCATGAATTTCTCGACTTCACGTTTTTCGTACGGAATGTGTCGGTCAATGAATCCAGGTTCAGAATCCAATTTCTCAATCAAAGATGCCAATCCGTCGTTCTCATCCGGGAGAAAGATATACATAGAGAAATGACGTCTCTGAGCAGGTCCTTGTTCGTATGGCATTGCTTCATACTGCTGCGCATGAAAGGCGCCATTACTGAATTCCCATCAAGAAGGTAgaatttatattcttttgtgTTTAAAGCAGCAAATTTTTGTTCCCAAGCACCTTTGAAATATAATGCATTTGCCAGAATAAGCATAGTGCTACTACCAATTGATTTCGGGCCAAGAATTTCCTTGATAAATCCATTGGTCTGTTTTTCAGCCCATGAGTTCACTTCTGAAATCACTTCATCAGCCTTATTCTTGATTGAGGATCGATACGGCagagagagggaggagagATTAGAGAGTCGCATAATGGGTTGTGTGAGAGAGGGAGACTGgaaaaagatttgaatttgagAGTCGCAACATTAAATGTGAGACCCCATTCACATCAGGACGTTGACACTATTTActttcttcaatcaatgtgggacctcaccctccaattaatgtgggacctcaccaaccgacgtgggatctcataaccacccccttggggccagcgtccccGGTCCTaactttgttcttttctccaatcaatgtgagacccCGTGTCAAATCTACCCTTCAGTGCTCAACAACTTCACTAATTTCATCCGAAATAAGTTAGGGCTTAATGATTTGACTAATTTCAACTTATTAATTTTGACAGGCATGGTTCTGATTTTGTGATCTCCATTATTGTTAGTAGGAGAGAAAACACAACTCAATGAAATACTATACTAGTGCTTGTTTGCTTTGTAGTAGGGGTGATTGGAATCActcatatttcaaattatgtcattcaatgaataataattaagcAGAAAATATCCCAAAAAGAAACTCTTTTGTTAAAAACAGTAATTCTTATCTTCGCTACTTTagtttttattcaaatttaatacaatcaagaaaaatattacattatttatgcatgcatatttttataaaagaacaaaaatttataaacgaTATCTATAAATCAAGATCTGGACGTACTGATTGAAAATGAACGACTGTGATACGGTGTAATTCTCGTAACTGAACAATTAACTGACcatttaaagaataatttgtaaaacaagaaataacaCCATATGAGTATCACATTAAACATGTTATAGATAATACTTATAATATTCATAGGATATGCTAAAGCACTCCTTTAGCAACATTAAGTAAGTGTTGCTAGATTTTATTGCAGCTATTTAGGTTTATTCTTTAGCTCCAGTCTATTGGTATTATTCAATCGACGAGAGGGTTTAACACCTGCCCAATGAAAAGCAAAGTTCCTGATTTGTCTTCCCTGATCAAATACAAGAACGGGCGGTCGGCAATGAAGTCTATTATATTTATAGGCATGCTTACTCTTCTTATAGTAACAGCTGAAGAAGCTGCAGCTTCTGTGCCTTCTTCATTAACCTCAATAAACGCCCTGTGGAATATTTTAGAAACACGAAGGTTTTGAGCCATTGGGGACTCCACCATTCCTAACAACCCTCCTTCGGTAAATGGTAACACCAATCCTAACTTCTTTAAAACATTGGAAACTTCAATCCCAAAGGAAATTTTAAACTTTGGAATCATAAATCCCCACAGCTCACGTTTTTGACGTGGAATATGGCGGTCGATGAACCCAGGCTCAGAATCTAACTTTTCAATCAAACTTCCCAGTCCATCCTTGCTATCTGGGAGAAAGAAGTACATAGAAAAACGACGCGGGTCAGGACCTTGACTGTACGGCAATGCAAGAACCTTAAACCCATCGAACACAGCTACATATTGGTCCTTCTTGCCGGACATAAAGGGCGCTTCAACTGAGCTCCCATCAACAAGGTAGAAATCACGCTTCACTGTTTTCGAAGCATCAAATGCCTGCTGCCATGCCGCTTTGAAGTAGAGTGCATTCGCAAGGATGAGCTGAGTGGAACTACACACTGATCCAGGGGAAAGAATCTCTTTGATAAGTCCATACGTGTTTCTTTCAACCCATGAGTTCACTTCCGAGATCACTTCGTCAGCCTTTCAATGCAACAAAgaaacatatttatatatataNtatatatatatatatatatatatatatatatatatatatatatatatatatatatatatatatatatatatatatgatgtatgatattttattacgaagataaatatctaaatatttgattattatagttatttacttatttttattcttttcatatacttgtaatttatttattataaataaataattttcacatcatttaggtgtggtgaaTTGAGAAACCTTGTCAAAGAGTGAATCAATCACGGGTTCAAAATTGACTTGACTGAGCATGGCCTTGTAATATTTGATTACAATgttatcttttcatttattactctttccacgtgcttgtaatttatttaattataaataaataactttcaCATCATTTAGGTGTGGTAGATTGAAAAACATTCTCAGGAGTGAATCAATCACCTGTTTGAAATTGACTTGACTGAGCATAGCCTTGTAATATTTGTCGACAACCTGTTGGAAAGAAGGCTTGAGAGAAAGTGATTGATCGATCCAAACGCCATTGGCAAATGCAAGGCAAGGTCCGCCGCAGGAAGAGGCATCGGCGAAGACCTTGTCTATGATATGAGAAGCGAAGGCGTTGAGGTTGTGGATGGAGTTTGATTTGAGGAAGGACAGAAGTTGATCCAGCGGGGGGCCCTTGGAACCAGCAGCGACAAGGCTGAGAAGCACGTAGATTGACAAGGGCGAGATGACAACGTTGGAAGCCTTGGCTTCGTCGTGTTGGAGAATGCGCTTGGTGATGGCCATGGCGACGTCGCCATGGTTTCTGATTGCTTCTTTGATGTCCATTTCCGGCAGCTGGAGAGTTGGTTCGAGATCGATGAATCAAGTCGTTCAGTAGTTGAGATGGGATGGAAAAATCAGTGCATGAGGTTGGGGGTTAAATAATGAAGGACGGGGCCCACCTTAGCACCTTGGTCGCCAACTGGCTTTTGACCGGCATCTCACGTGCGTCGCGCATGGAGAATATTTGACCATAAATTCACTTCGAGTATGATTCTATTTTcgcattaaaaaaatgagttcaggtgattttaataaattttaagttcttttcttccattctGATGCTCATTTATTCGGTAAATTGGTATAAAATTTGTTACAAAATTCTAAGACTTACCCAAACCTAGCAAGCTTCCactcgttttctttttttttctttttttttggtgttcttCCTTTAAGATATCAAGTcaaaatattctaaatatGCTCACGAATTTTGAGAAATGtaattagaataatttaaagatagaatatttttatattgtagGAGAAGATAggttaaaaatcttgaaaaagaaagaagaaaagatagattaaaaatctcgaaaaagaaagaagaagaaaagatagGTTGATATGTTGGTTTTAAAGTTCTAAGGTCGATGGCCAGCTATCTGAACCGAAAATTCGAGAACTCGTGCACGGCCTAGACTGTCGATCTATTCTGATGCCTAATCAACATACGTCGCATGTCGCACTGaggaaaaaatgagaaaccCGTGTGCCTCCAGACAAATCCACACACTCATCCACGACGTACGAATCCACTCACGCTACGTGGCTGCACAAAAGCGAGCGTTCTTCTCCTTCAAGCGTGTCTGTACCTGTGCATGGTGGTGCACATAGGAAACCTTTCTGGTGCGTGGTGACACATGACTCGGCGCGTGAGACCCCTTTTAAGCCCGATTTGACTCCTATTCGAATGTTTTCCGTTTCGGTTTTGATACCAACCtaaatttcatttgattcaaGACCTACCCACaagttttaaagaaatttgggGCTCCTAATTAGTGGAAAAACAAGCTTCGAAAGGCATGCTTCATTACCGTAAGTAACCACCTGGGTTTGGAGCAAGTAATAATGGTAGGGATCGCTAGAACAAGCTAGCATGAGCGCATAATGTACCTTAGGTGATTAGGACCTAGGAGGAACAATTTGGATAGTTATAACACGTAGATTATGAAATTACGAAATTGCTCTTAGAACAAGAAAATTGACAAGTATACCTAAATTTATTGTCTTAGTATGATGGAGCGAGAGATATTATGATCTGTGGTCAAtgtgattgatggatgttatctccccGTTGAGTTTGTGTTGATTGTGGGTATGGTTTATACCTTATGATTTTCATGCATTAAGGGTCGGTAGAAATATCTTCGTCATAAACAATTGATAGTGGGTAGACACGCTCTATGTGTTAAAAACGATcaatagatatatttttcctAGTAGAGCATGTATCAAGAACTCAATTAAGATTAGGACGCTATAACTGGTGCAATTTACATATAGAAATAGAGGTTAGATCTATGTGCACTCAGAAATTCGTTAAGCTGTTCAAGGGGGAGGCGCTTGGGAGCTACACTGTTACATAGGGGTGTCGATCTAGGGCGTCAGTTAGTTGATTCTTTTATAGAGTTGATTatgtattcttttataaataactTGAATTTTGATACTGGTGTTGTATGTCTTTTAAATCGCACAAAATTTTACCGTATTTTTTCAcctttttaatgttttgttttattttgattttgtttttgtttgtgtttgattttcatattttcatcGCGGTTCGATTTCTCGAAACCCCAAAAATTGGGTTGTGACATGTCTCGTCTACTCTTCAACTCACTGTACGTGGCGTGTTAGATGATACACCGTTCTCTTAggtcgcatcatgacactcgTCTAAGCCCTTGCATGGCTAGATGGACGCTACATGAGGGTCGCCGCTTCTATTGTCACAACATGAgagtcacaacctactctatttatagtaaatttGTGATATTCTCCCTCACTCAAACTAATCATCGTTCTCAATAACTTACTTGGGGTACAATCACTCCATAGATTATGACACGGTGCAACACACGTAGCTTCAAGTAATCTCAAGAGAAAAACGAGAGTGCCTAAAACTTATCTTCTACTTTAATTTATACAAATGATGTTAAAGAACAATTAAGGAGAAAATGTTGTAAAACACAGCTGGGCAAAGCAAACATAAAACATGCAACAATTtgtaaaacaagaaataacaCCTAAAGATCACTATGCAAAACATGTTATAGATAATAcatataaatattcatatgACATGCTAAAACATGCCTTTGGTAGCATTAAGTGTTACTACATTTTATTGGAGCGATTTAGGTTCATTCTTTATGATTGTGATTATTCAATCTTGAAGAGGGTTTAACACCTGCCCAATAAAAAGTAAAGTTCCTGACTTATCTTCCCTAATCAAGTATAAGAACGGGTGATTGGCAACGAACTCTATCAAACCTATAGGCGCGCTCATAAATCGTATAACAGCAGCTGAAGAAGCTGCAGCTTCGGTGCCTTCTTCATTAACCTCAATAAACGCCTTGTGGAATATTTTAGAAACACTAAGGTTTCGAGCCATTGGGGGCTCCACCATTTCTAGCAACCCTCCTTCATAGAAAGGCAGCACCAATCCTAGCTTCTTTAAGACATCGGAAACTTCAATCCCAAAGGAAATTTTAAACTTTGGAATCATAAATCTCCCCAGCTCATGTTTTCTACGTGGAATGTGGCGGTCGATGAACCCAGCCTCAGAATCTAACTTTTCAATCAAACTTCCCAGTCCATCCTTGCTATCTGGGAGAAAGAAGTACATAGAAAAACGACGTGGGTCAGAACCTTGACTGTACGGCAATGCAAGAACCTTAAATCCATCGAACACAGCTACATATTGGTCCTCCTTGTCGGTCATAAAGGGCGCTTCAACTGAGCTCCCATCAACAAGGTAGAAATCACGCTTCACTGTTTTCGAAGCATCAAATTTCTTCTCCCATGCCCCTTTGAAGTAGAGTGCGTTGGCAAGGATGAGCCTAGTGAAACTGTCCACTGATCCAGGGGGAAGAATCTCTTTGATAAGCCCATTAGTGTTTTTTTCAACCCATGAGTTCACTTCCGAGATCACTTTATTAGCCTTTCAATGCAACAAcaaggatatttagtactaaattatagattatttgatattttattagataGTTATTTTTCCGATTATTACTCTTCtcatattcttataatttatttgattataaataaataattttcacgtaaattaagcaaacattcttaAAGTGAATCAATCACCTGTTGGAAATTGACTTGACTGAGCATGGCCTTGTAATATTTGTCCACAACCTGTTGGAAAGAAGGCTTGAGAGAAAGTGATTGATCGATCCAAACGCCATTGGCAAATGCGAGGCGAGGTCCGCCGCCGGAGGAGGCATCGGCGAAGACCTTGTCTATGATATGAGAAGCGAAGGCGTTGAGGTTGTCGATGGAGTTTGATTTGAGGAAGGACAGAAGTTGATCCAGCGAGGGGCCCTTGGAGCCGGCAGCGACAAGGCTGAGAAGCACGTAGATCGACAAGGGCGAGATGACAACGTTGGAAGCCTTGGCTTTGTCGTGTTGGAGAATGCGCTTGGTGATGGCCATGGCGACGTCGCCATGGTTTCTGATTGCTTCTTTGATGTCCATTTCCGGCAGCTGGAGAGTGGGTTCGAGATCGATGAATCAAGTCGTTCAGTAGTTGAGATGGGATGGAAAAATCAGTGCATGAGCTTGGgggttaaataataaatgaagggGCCCACCTTAATACCTTGGTCGCCAACTGGCTTTTGACTCGCATCTCACGTGCCTTGCGCATGCAGAATATGCTTGCGCGATGGGTGAGTGAAGTGAGGTTTCCTTgatcttttattcttttcttaaaattaaattttgaccATAAAATACTACAGATTTTTATCAGTTCCctgtttttaataaattttaaattagtttttattgaaaatttattatatggtgataataattttcatgctAAAATATTCGTTTCTTCCACTTCGATCGTCAATTCTTAGTAATTCATAATACAACGATCCTAGTAATGTTAAGACCCGTCAATTAGTATAAGATTTGCTCCGAAACATAGATTAACTAAGGATAACTTGACTCTAGAGgaaaggttttaaaaattcGAAAACTATTTTTACAAACTCGTGTAAATCAAATCCTTAAGATATCAAGttaaaatgtttcaaatatGCTCACGAATTTAAGAAAGGTAGTTTATTCAATGAAGGAACTTTAAAAAGATCGttagaataatttaaagatagaatatttttaaatggtagAACGAGATAGGTTGAaagtctttaaaaaaaaaagaagaaaagatagGTCGATATGTTGTTGATTAATGTGTTaataagagaaagaaagatggTCTCATCTTTCGTATgtaacataaatatttaaaaaggcTACCAtgagtgaaaaaaaattaaactatacccatataataatgattatttaatattaatacattatattattagtattattattctATCTCTCATATGTTTAAATCCTATATAGTGGGTATTGAGAAGGGAAGTCTACTAAGCTTTATACTTTATCgaagaaaatatctttaaatctttataatttttaataatatcttaattttttaaaataatcaaaagaatatccttgaattaaaataaaaatagttaataatttattttaaaattatacttgaattttcaaaaataacattaatactctaaataaaaacattaataccaaatttaaaaaatattcatgggTAATGTTAAGTACATTAATATTCTCaagttttatatattaatttattagtaaCAAAAccttttaaatgaaaaaaaaaaattaaattaaatcttaatgaaagtttatgGCATTGCAATTGAGATTAGTGACAATTAGTCAAGGGGTGGACACAATGTTCAAGGCAGTCAAAGTTTATGAAGACAATTAGTCCTAGCAAAGTGGAGGAGCAATAATAATGGATgcttcttcaaattttactaattcattaaataaacatcatgatgaattaaaaaaaaaaaagaaaaaaaaagaaaaagaaaaggctatAATGTAGCATAGAACACCTATGAATTCATTGATTGGGTGTgcataaaatattatgataggaaaaagaaagaattgttTTTGGGTATAGATAATGAGTGTTGGGTTGGTGGGCAGTGGAGGCGAAGGGGCAGGAGGGGGCGCCCACACCGCTAACATTGGTGCTGTGCTGTGCTGTGAATTGTTTAGGCAATTAAGTAAAGGTATGGGGCGCGGGCGGTGTTTCCGTTCCCATTGCCCCCCAAAACCCCCACTACCAATCATTCTCAATGACACGTTTGgtctccttctctctcctccgtgctttttctttctctctcctcggAGAAGAAACGACGTCGTCGTCGTCTCTTAATCAGTCAAAATCCATGACTGATGCCCTCTGTTTTTGTCTCTGAATTAAACAACACAAGGAACACTGATCCATCAGTTTTTCAGACCCtggtttcttcttttcaacCTTTTTCAACAAAACAAGACCCATAGGATTTGTCTCGGATCCATGCCATGGCTGCCTGCTGCCCTTTTTCCATGGATCCGAGCTGTTGGGAGTATAAGCAAAGGCAGTGTTTGAAGCCATTAATTGGTATGTCGGATGGTCCGAGGATTGCCCTCGTAAAGAACACAAACCGAAATacttcaatatatatatatatatatatatatagtaacttGCAAGATACTTCACCCATTTGTGTCCCAAACAAATCGACAAAATCATTTGAATGCTCtgttttgtgttcttttaaatttattggttTCGTTCAGATTCAGATTGAGATATGGAAACATGAAGACGATGGATGATGGCAACCAAATAACACAATTTGTANtttttttttttttttttttttttttttcctctgttcCTTCAGACATAGTTGACAAAACcccaagaaaaaggaaagaaaaaaaaaaaaaaaggcggCCTAATAATGACAGAGACACCGTTCCACCCATAAGGCCTATGCTCTCAATATCAGACCAAGTCTTCGTCTTTTTGGCTGTATCCTATCAGTCTCTATTGTACTATCTATACCCAACAAACATTTACCGgcagaaaataagaaaaacccaGAAATTGAATAAGGAAGGTAAGATCCAGAAAGCCactaagaagaaagaaacagaaaaaatgaTGGAAATTAGAGAGCATTTGATTTTGGAACACGAAGCAAAGCATTgaaattgttgttgttgttgttgtgtgTCGTTATACTATATTACTTCAAGCTCTTGCCTTGCATGGAAATGGCAAGGTCTGGCCAACCCAGCAAATCACCGTCGACAACTCCGCTGTTTCCGCCGTCGCCGGCATTCATTTGCCACGTGTTGTAAGAAGACGTCTCCGGAGCCACAGCGGCGGAGTAGCTTCCGACGAGATCCCCCACTTCAGGGTAAGTGCAAGTCGTAGTACCCCACAATCCCCTGCCAAGAGCGAACCCCATATCGTCGAAAGTTGCAGGGGCATGACCCGACCCGGAGGCGGAGGCGTATCCGCCAAGAGCGAGGAATCCGGAGGCTTGGGAGCTGAGCAAAGAGGTGAAGGAGCCAGGGGCGGGCATGGTGTCGTTGAGATTGACATCAACGACATTGATGTCATTGTTGAGGGTGGGAGCAGGGAGAAGAGAAgcagaggaggaggaagcaGAGGTGGAAGATGAAACAGAGGTGGAGGAGACAGAGGCAGAGGCAGAGGAGGAAGTGTTGGTGTTGTTGATGTTGTGATAGCGAGAGCGCTTGGAGTTCTTGCGGGAGCCGCCTCCGACGGGGACGTCGCGGAGAGTGCCACCGTGGGTCCAGTAGCGGCGGCAGGACTTGCAGAAGTGGCGGGGCTGGGAGAGGTTGTAGTTGTTGTAGTAACAGAACTTGGTGTTGAGGGAGTCGCAGCGAGGGCAGGGGAGAGGGTCGGATTGGGGAGGGGGAGGGAAGGCCATGCTGTGTTGGGGCCTACTGCTTCTGTTGGCTGATTCCGACGGCATTGGGAGTGAATGAATGGGAATGGGTCAGACAGAGTTCAGAGTTCAGAGTTCAGAGCTCTCTcagcttctctctctctgtggAAAGAGACAGAAGATGGTGAAATGGGAATGGGGGGAGGTATGGGAGTGAGCTTAAAGAAAGTGAGGACAtggtgtttttatttattaatttttctatatttttatttttggaaataatcatcaaaattaatgtttttgtaAGCTATTTGATTACATTATGAATGGAGTCAAAAAATGAGTTGGGAGAGAATAATGAATGTCGGTGAATGTGAAAGAAAGTAATAATGAGAGGTTGGATGGTGTGCTCCATTTCCTTTCTTCCCTTCTTCACTTTTGCATGCTAGCTCACATCCTAGGAATGATTGTCAACTTGCGAGATACCCAGTTCGACTtcagaacaaaacatttttataagaatatgaAAACATTTACTAAcctacatgttttaaaaactcaaataagACATTATTTACCCTTGGACTTTGAACTTCAAATTACAATTATATAgaatatttgtatatttagGGTACGAGTAGATTTCtaattgagatttttttatgtgatgaccaatattattctctttttttttcatttatttattaaatgactagaaaattatctttttctttctattaaaTACACCcacaatttaaataattatgtatagagcgaaaatttaaatatttaaacttttgattGAACTGATCTCgttttaattttgtcaaatcgaaaatttaaaattttgtggtactagaaattttggaaaaaaaaaaaactttatttgaatataagaATGACATATGGGATAAAGATTTAAAGTCTAGGGGCACTGAATTTAATGT
The nucleotide sequence above comes from Cucurbita pepo subsp. pepo cultivar mu-cu-16 chromosome LG11, ASM280686v2, whole genome shotgun sequence. Encoded proteins:
- the LOC111805947 gene encoding dof zinc finger protein DOF3.4-like produces the protein MPSESANRSSRPQHSMAFPPPPQSDPLPCPRCDSLNTKFCYYNNYNLSQPRHFCKSCRRYWTHGGTLRDVPVGGGSRKNSKRSRYHNINNTNTSSSASASVSSTSVSSSTSASSSSASLLPAPTLNNDINVVDVNLNDTMPAPGSFTSLLSSQASGFLALGGYASASGSGHAPATFDDMGFALGRGLWGTTTCTYPEVGDLVGSYSAAVAPETSSYNTWQMNAGDGGNSGVVDGDLLGWPDLAISMQGKSLK
- the LOC111805946 gene encoding serpin-ZX-like isoform X2: MDIKEAIRNHGDVAMAITKRILQHDKAKASNVVISPLSIYVLLSLVAAGSKGPSLDQLLSFLKSNSIDNLNAFASHIIDKVFADASSGGGPRLAFANGVWIDQSLSLKPSFQQVVDKYYKAMLSQVNFQQANKVISEVNSWVEKNTNGLIKEILPPGSVDSFTRLILANALYFKGAWEKKFDASKTVKRDFYLVDGSSVEAPFMTDKEDQYVAVFDGFKVLALPYSQGSDPRRFSMYFFLPDSKDGLGSLIEKLDSEAGFIDRHIPRRKHELGRFMIPKFKISFGIEVSDVLKKLGLVLPFYEGGLLEMVEPPMARNLSVSKIFHKAFIEVNEEGTEAAASSAAVIRFMSAPIGLIEFVANHPFLYLIREDKSGTLLFIGQVLNPLQD
- the LOC111805946 gene encoding serpin-ZX-like isoform X1, producing MDIKEAIRNHGDVAMAITKRILQHDKAKASNVVISPLSIYVLLSLVAAGSKGPSLDQLLSFLKSNSIDNLNAFASHIIDKVFADASSGGGPRLAFANGVWIDQSLSLKPSFQQVVDKYYKAMLSQVNFQQANKVISEVNSWVEKNTNGLIKEILPPGSVDSFTRLILANALYFKGAWEKKFDASKTVKRDFYLVDGSSVEAPFMTDKEDQYVAVFDGFKVLALPYSQGSDPRRFSMYFFLPDSKDGLGSLIEKLDSEAGFIDRHIPRRKHELGRFMIPKFKISFGIEVSDVLKKLGLVLPFYEGGLLEMVEPPMARNLSVSKIFHKAFIEVNEEGTEAAASSAVTIRRVSMPINIIDFIADRPFLYLIREDKSGTLLFIGQVLNPLVD
- the LOC111805946 gene encoding serpin-ZX-like isoform X3, coding for MDIKEAIRNHGDVAMAITKRILQHDEAKASNVVISPLSIYVLLSLVAAGSKGPPLDQLLSFLKSNSIHNLNAFASHIIDKVFADASSCGGPCLAFANGVWIDQSLSLKPSFQQVVDKYYKAMLSQVNFKQADEVISEVNSWVERNTYGLIKEILSPGSVCSSTQLILANALYFKAAWQQAFDASKTVKRDFYLVDGSSVEAPFMSGKKDQYVAVFDGFKVLALPYSQGPDPRRFSMYFFLPDSKDGLGSLIEKLDSEPGFIDRHIPRQKRELWGFMIPKFKISFGIEVSNVLKKLGLVLPFTEGGLLGMVESPMAQNLRVSKIFHRAFIEVNEEGTEAAASSAVTIRRVSMPINIIDFIADRPFLYLIREDKSGTLLFIGQVLNPLVD